CCGGTGGTCGAATAGATGTTGTCTGTGACAGTGCATCTGACCATTCCAGGTTGGGATGAATCCATGGCGGTATCGAGTGCGCATGGGATTATGGTCCCTTGGGTTATCGTCAGGTGAGGGTTTTCTAGCACGGTTGCCAGGGAACTGTTCAGCTTGGTTGTCTGCAAGTCCGTCGCCAGGCCCGAGGCACCCTGACCCTGCCCGTTATCAGTGTTTCCAAACAAACTGCCGCCAGTTGCCCCGTCTGCATTTGCCTGAGGGGTGTTCCGGGCCGTGCCCTCGTATGCCATAAGCGGAGCCCGCTTTGAGCTTTCAAACAACAGTTCGGCTTGGGATGGTTCGACCGGAAGTTGCTGTTCTTCGATTCTGATCCGTTCGATAGGACCAACCGGCTTTTCTTCGTTCTGGGGAGTTGCTGGTGCCGGAGTTTCAGGCTGCGGTTCCGCAATATCGGCGGGCTGAAACTGGCTGCCAGATCGAATACGGCGTGTGCTTTCCGTCACCTCTTCGACCGGCTGTTCCTCAGCTGAGGGCCATTGCAGAAAAGCGAGAACGCCAAGAAACGCGATGCCCGCGGCCACGCCGAGCTTTTTCCCCGTGTCCGAGCCGCCAGCCTTGGCTTTGCTGTCAGCAATCGAGGTGATACCACGTTCACCGTCCAGGGTCTGCCCATCGGTGGAGCTGTCTTGATCAATTGCCATTATTGGCTCCCTCCAATGACTTCGCGATTTACACGGTGGCTGGTTGTACTGGTGCTGATCGCCGTGTGTCCCTTGCCGACGCCTACGTTGTAGACGGCAGTGACTTCCCGCCCCAGGCGGAGGCGGATTTCATGGGCAACGCCATGCACAATCACCTCGTTGCGGTGAACAGTGGTGTTTGCCAGGCGTTCTTCACCGTCGGTTCCAACCATGTAGACGGACGGCAAGCGATTGCTGCGCTTGAAGGTTAGAACTGTCATATCTCCGTTGTCGTAGACGGTAGACGGCTGAAGATTGCGCGAGCCAGCTGCGAGATACTGCCAGTTTTTGGTTCCTGAGTGCGCCACGGAAGCCGACAGGCGGGAGCGCGCTGCTTGCTCCTGGGCTGCTTGCCTATCAGCTGCGCGCGCCTCCCGGCGGGCCTCGGCTTCATCGCGGGGATAGCGGAAACGCACCTGAAAATACACATCGCGGTTGTTCACCATGATGTCGCCTTCGCGGGTGATCAGCTCGAACGAGTAAGTTCGGGTTGTTCCGTCGGAACGGACGGTCGCAATTTGAAGGTTTGTTGGGGGGTGAGCCTCACGGGCTTTCAGGTATAGGATGTTGCCTCGCGGCTTGAACTCCCAAGCGACGGTATCGCCGCCGCCAACGTCCAAGATTTCTTCGGATTGGGAGAATACAATTTGAACAGCCGTTCGCACCGTGCCGACGACACGCACCACGTCCCATTCATTGTAGTTGACCGACCGGACCCGGCTGTCCGAGGTACTGGGGTTAGGAACATCCAGCGAGAAGGCAGGGGAAGCGGCCAAGAGGCAGGCAGCGACGAGAGGAACAAAGCGTTTCATTGCACCACCTCCGGATCTGCGCGGTAGTCGGTGACGACAAAGCCGAGCGGGTTAATCATACGGTCCTGTGAGCTGATTTCAGCCTGACCATCGAATGTGTAGGTAAGGGTCGCGACCCACTGGCTGCGCCGCTCCAGGTCCTCGTCCTCGTTCTTGGTGACGCGGTAAAAGCGAACCTGCGCCAGCCCGTCGTCCAGAAAGGAAACCGAACGAATTTGAACTTCGGCCTTGGTCTTTTTTCCGAAGATGTATTGCGGACTGTCCGGGTTCGATGCGTTGTAGTGTGCCGCAAATTCAGTCTGTTCTTCCGGGCCGGACATAATCTGCACATGGTCAAAAATGACGCTGCGCGCGGCATAGGAATAGCCTTCGCGTGTGCGGACGTAGAGCGCCAGAAAATACTTGGCGATGGCCTCGTTATAGACTTCCTGGCCGTCGGTAAGCGCCGTCATGACTTCCGGAACGCCGGTGGCTTCATCGACCCGGATAACGAATGGCTCAACCGTTTTCAGAGGGGCCAGGAACGCAACGGCTGTAACGCTAGCGATTGCAATCAAGCTGGAAACACTAGCTACAGTCCACGCTAAAACCTTCGACCGCTGCGCAGCCGAGAGCCTGTCCTGATCAAAGGTGCGGGCCTCATCAAAATACTGCTGAAGCTCTTTATCACTGTGGATCATTGGTCGCTCCATTTCCTTTGACACCAATCTCTGACTGCTTGCGCTGAAGCGCTTCTTGGTAGTTCCATTGTGTCGGATTGAGAGGACGAACGATTGAGCCTTGTACGGTAGGCAAAGGCGTAGTTGTTGCGCACCCTGCCGCAGAAAACCCGAGCAGGGCTAAGAAAACCAAATTTTTCATATTTCAACCTTACTGTTTGTGGGGCGGCTGAATTTTCAGCCGCTAATCTCTCCGGGCACTGCCTCCGGAAGTGTTATTGTTGTTTCCGCCAGGTTTTGTGGCGTGCCGCTCGACGGCTCTTTGAAGCATTCCAGTCGATGCTTGTGCACCTGCTGACAAGCCAGCGGCAATTGAGGGAACGAGGAAAAAGAATATGATCGCGCACAGCAGGCCGCTTACAAAGGCACCCCAGGCAGCACCGATATCGAGTGCTGAGGTTTGCGTGTAAATATTGCCGAGCAAGGAGACGACCACGCTGGTGAGGATAACGACCAGCAATTTCACCAGAGCAAAGTTCAGAATTTGCCCCAGCCAAGCAAAGAACCAACCACGCGTTGCATCAAACAGCGCAAAGCAGATGAACAACGGCCCTATCGCGGCCATAATCGAAAGCGCAAATGTGGTTAGCAGGCTTACCACGAATGAAAGGGCTGCAAAGAAGAACGAAATGAATACAATCACCAAAGCGATTAAGCCACCGATCACCACACCTGCCCAACTTTCACTGGCATAGGTCTCTTTTACCTTGTCCGAGAACTCATAGGCTTTGACCATCACGGAATCGCCGGGTATGGAGCCTGATCCACCCGTGAGTGAGTTAATGAAAGTTGCAGTTCCGTCGTTGATGGTGCTGCCAACCCAGCTCGTATAATCGCCTGCCGATGACACCAAGGACCAAATGATTGCGAGCTTAATGCCGCGAACAGCAAAATCCAAAACAGGTTCTTGAACGGCTCCACGCATGATGGCGATGCCGTAGAGAATGAGATACAGCAACATCGCAGCAGTAAGGGGTGCGGTCAGAGCCGACGACATATTTCCAGCAATGGCGTCAGTCTGTGAAGTCAAATTGCTGATGAAGTTATCATAAAGGCTCTGCCACATGATCTTTCTTAGCTCCCGTCCCCATAAAGCGACTGGACTGCATCTTTTTGACGCTGCCGCCGTTCATCGCGGGCTACAGAACGTGCGGCGGTATCGGCATTGATGCAATTCGCATCCGAAATCGCGTTGTCAGTGACTTCACACTTCGCCAGCATTTCTTGCCGCGCCTGAGGGTTGTCCAAAAAATACTGAACAGTGTGATTGGGTTCTTCTTCTTGGCAGGCCGTGAGAAGCAGGCCGGCAGCAAGGACGCCCGAAATTTGAAGATTCACTTTCATTGATACAACTCCTTTGCGGCTTCCAAAGTGGCCGCGCGATTTTGCGCAGCGATCTCCCGAGCGCGTTGGTCTTCAACTGCCACCTGTGCCTCTTGCAGCATTGCCAGACCTTGAATTCGGTTCGTATCGTTCTGCAGCATTGCTGATTCCACCTGAAGGCGGGCCTGCAAGGCGTTGACGTCTTTCTGAGTGGAGGCGCTGCCAATCGCCTGGCGTAAGCGCTCCAAGCCTGCCAACCGATCATCCGCGGATTGGACGATCCGCTCCCCAAATGCTGCATCGCGCGCCGATTGCGCACCGATCCGGTCCAATTCCTGGCGATAGAAGTCATCGGCTGAAATTTCAGACGCTGATACTTTAGTGTGATCCAAGAAACTTTGAGCTGCGCTGGACAAGTCCCCGAGGGCGTTAAGATCAACGTTGAGGGAACTTGCAATTTGCATTGCATCAGAACCTAGAAGTTCACGTACCTGCGGGTTGTTCAGAGCTGCGGCAATATCTGCCATGTTGGTGAGACCATTTACTGAGTCGTAGAGACGTTTGGCCTCCTCCAACTCCTTGACCATCTGCGCGATTTCCTGAGCGAACTCTTGCTTCGCATTGGCGATGGAAGCGGCGTCGATAACCGGCACACCGCCAGCAAAGGCGGGCTGAGCGAAGGCAAGGACGGAAAGCAGCAGTGCAGCCTGGATTTTCATGACAAGTCCTTTCGTTTAATGTGGAAAATGGGAAGCCATTGTGCAGGGTCTGGGTGTTGCGTCCTGATGTTGTTCATCAACTTGGTTTCTTCGGTGCGCCCGGAAAGAACGGCCAAGGCATCATCCTGGCCACGCAGATCCAGTTCACAAACAACCGAGTTCCCGCCCTGTTTGATCAGGAATTGACCGATAGACAGCTCATTTCTGACGATTTTGTACTCGCGCTTGGTTAGACCAAATTCCTGCGTCAACTCGGTTTCATTTGCCTTTTCGTTGGCAAAGAAAATCTGAGTTGCGCACTGTTCAATGACAGTCCGGGCAATCGGGCTGTTCACGACGTCGGAAGTCGATTGCGTTCCCGCAATAACAATCCCGTTCTGTTTACGAATAACCTTCAGCTTGTCTTTGACGAAATCCACAAAGAAATCGTCGGCCAGGGCCTTCCAAAACTCATCAATGACAATGGCAATGCGCTGCCCGGTGATCAGCTGTTCTACCCTCTGCATCAGGTACATCATCATTGGGTTACGGATCGTGGGATCGTCTAGGAAGGAGGTAATATCGAAGCCGATAAGAGTATCCTCAAAGCCGATTTCATCCCGATCA
The sequence above is a segment of the Leisingera sp. M658 genome. Coding sequences within it:
- a CDS encoding virB8 family protein; the encoded protein is MIHSDKELQQYFDEARTFDQDRLSAAQRSKVLAWTVASVSSLIAIASVTAVAFLAPLKTVEPFVIRVDEATGVPEVMTALTDGQEVYNEAIAKYFLALYVRTREGYSYAARSVIFDHVQIMSGPEEQTEFAAHYNASNPDSPQYIFGKKTKAEVQIRSVSFLDDGLAQVRFYRVTKNEDEDLERRSQWVATLTYTFDGQAEISSQDRMINPLGFVVTDYRADPEVVQ
- the virB10 gene encoding type IV secretion system protein VirB10; protein product: MAIDQDSSTDGQTLDGERGITSIADSKAKAGGSDTGKKLGVAAGIAFLGVLAFLQWPSAEEQPVEEVTESTRRIRSGSQFQPADIAEPQPETPAPATPQNEEKPVGPIERIRIEEQQLPVEPSQAELLFESSKRAPLMAYEGTARNTPQANADGATGGSLFGNTDNGQGQGASGLATDLQTTKLNSSLATVLENPHLTITQGTIIPCALDTAMDSSQPGMVRCTVTDNIYSTTGTVILLEKGTRIVGQYRGGLQRGTKRLFVIWTRAETPHGVVVTLDSAGTDGLGRAGFNGDIDTQFWTRFGGTILLSVIDDALAGYAASQSNADTIENTTDGVSNLAQTELQSTINVPIILRKNQGEEVAVMVARDLDFSNVYRLKTR
- a CDS encoding type IV secretion system protein, whose product is MWQSLYDNFISNLTSQTDAIAGNMSSALTAPLTAAMLLYLILYGIAIMRGAVQEPVLDFAVRGIKLAIIWSLVSSAGDYTSWVGSTINDGTATFINSLTGGSGSIPGDSVMVKAYEFSDKVKETYASESWAGVVIGGLIALVIVFISFFFAALSFVVSLLTTFALSIMAAIGPLFICFALFDATRGWFFAWLGQILNFALVKLLVVILTSVVVSLLGNIYTQTSALDIGAAWGAFVSGLLCAIIFFFLVPSIAAGLSAGAQASTGMLQRAVERHATKPGGNNNNTSGGSARRD
- a CDS encoding EexN family lipoprotein; this encodes MKVNLQISGVLAAGLLLTACQEEEPNHTVQYFLDNPQARQEMLAKCEVTDNAISDANCINADTAARSVARDERRQRQKDAVQSLYGDGS
- the virB9 gene encoding P-type conjugative transfer protein VirB9; translation: MKRFVPLVAACLLAASPAFSLDVPNPSTSDSRVRSVNYNEWDVVRVVGTVRTAVQIVFSQSEEILDVGGGDTVAWEFKPRGNILYLKAREAHPPTNLQIATVRSDGTTRTYSFELITREGDIMVNNRDVYFQVRFRYPRDEAEARREARAADRQAAQEQAARSRLSASVAHSGTKNWQYLAAGSRNLQPSTVYDNGDMTVLTFKRSNRLPSVYMVGTDGEERLANTTVHRNEVIVHGVAHEIRLRLGREVTAVYNVGVGKGHTAISTSTTSHRVNREVIGGSQ
- a CDS encoding type IV secretion system protein, translating into MKIQAALLLSVLAFAQPAFAGGVPVIDAASIANAKQEFAQEIAQMVKELEEAKRLYDSVNGLTNMADIAAALNNPQVRELLGSDAMQIASSLNVDLNALGDLSSAAQSFLDHTKVSASEISADDFYRQELDRIGAQSARDAAFGERIVQSADDRLAGLERLRQAIGSASTQKDVNALQARLQVESAMLQNDTNRIQGLAMLQEAQVAVEDQRAREIAAQNRAATLEAAKELYQ